The Saprospiraceae bacterium genome includes a window with the following:
- a CDS encoding type II toxin-antitoxin system RelE/ParE family toxin, which yields MELFEIEFLPEALEYLNEIPIKAKDKILFNMAMAKSRKDPKLFKPLMDGIWYFRAQHFGIHYRIFAFWDKTNKIDTLVIATHGIIKKSDKPEKSEILKAKAIKDKYFESKK from the coding sequence TTGGAACTTTTTGAGATAGAGTTTTTACCAGAAGCGTTGGAGTATCTAAATGAAATTCCAATAAAAGCCAAGGACAAGATCCTTTTTAATATGGCTATGGCAAAATCTAGAAAAGACCCAAAATTGTTCAAACCGTTGATGGATGGAATTTGGTATTTTAGAGCTCAACACTTTGGTATCCATTATAGAATTTTTGCATTTTGGGACAAGACTAATAAAATTGACACCTTGGTAATTGCAACACATGGAATCATCAAGAAAAGCGATAAACCTGAAAAATCAGAAATTTTAAAGGCAAAAGCCATAAAAGATAAATAT